One window from the genome of Thermaerobacter marianensis DSM 12885 encodes:
- the mtnP gene encoding S-methyl-5'-thioadenosine phosphorylase has translation MRLAIIGGTGVYDPEILEDVREETVVTPYGRATVRIGTFRGLEVVFLARHGAGHTVPPHKINYRANVYALAALGVKRVIATAAVGSLRQALAPGHFVLVDQFLDFTKNRISTFFEGGEEGVVHIDVTEPYCPEIRARLAEAGKALGLPVTNGGVYVCTEGPRFETPAEIRMFERLGGDLVGMTSVPEVVLAREAGLCYATVAMVTNYAAGMAGQPLTHEEVLEIMAANGANLRRLILEALPRLAAEPACPCAATPAPLRIPASQGTPGTGEPRP, from the coding sequence TTGCGACTGGCCATCATCGGCGGAACGGGCGTCTACGACCCCGAGATCCTGGAGGACGTGCGGGAGGAGACGGTGGTGACGCCGTACGGCCGCGCCACCGTCCGCATCGGCACCTTCCGCGGCCTCGAGGTGGTGTTCCTGGCCCGGCACGGCGCAGGGCACACGGTTCCGCCCCACAAGATCAACTACCGGGCCAACGTCTACGCCCTGGCCGCCCTGGGGGTGAAGCGGGTCATCGCCACGGCGGCCGTCGGCTCCCTGCGCCAGGCCCTGGCGCCCGGGCATTTCGTCCTGGTCGACCAGTTCCTCGACTTCACGAAGAACCGCATCTCGACATTCTTCGAAGGCGGTGAGGAGGGCGTCGTCCACATCGACGTCACCGAGCCTTACTGCCCGGAGATCCGGGCCCGCCTGGCCGAAGCGGGGAAGGCGCTGGGCCTTCCCGTCACCAACGGCGGCGTGTACGTGTGCACCGAAGGACCGCGCTTCGAGACGCCGGCCGAGATCCGCATGTTCGAGCGGCTGGGCGGCGACCTGGTCGGCATGACCAGCGTGCCCGAGGTGGTGCTGGCGCGGGAGGCGGGGCTCTGCTACGCCACCGTCGCCATGGTGACCAACTACGCCGCCGGCATGGCGGGGCAACCCCTGACCCACGAGGAAGTGCTGGAGATCATGGCGGCCAACGGCGCCAACCTGCGGCGGCTGATCCTCGAGGCCCTGCCCAGGCTGGCCGCCGAGCCCGCATGCCCGTGTGCGGCCACGCCGGCGCCCCTGCGGATCCCCGCGTCCCAGGGCACGCCGGGAACGGGGGAGCCCCGGCCGTGA
- the ndk gene encoding nucleoside-diphosphate kinase, producing MERTFVMVKPDGVQRGLVGEIIARLERKGLKLVGLKMLQVSEELARRHYAVHEGKPFFPGLIRFITSAPVVAMVWEGREAVAVVRNLLGPTDGAKAAPGTIRGDLANDIGFNLVHGSDSPESARQEIALWFRQDELLDWENHREAWLYDRG from the coding sequence GTGGAGCGCACCTTCGTCATGGTCAAGCCCGACGGCGTGCAGCGCGGGCTGGTGGGCGAGATCATCGCGCGCCTGGAGCGCAAGGGCCTCAAGCTGGTGGGGCTCAAGATGCTGCAGGTCAGCGAGGAGCTGGCCCGCCGCCACTACGCCGTCCACGAAGGCAAGCCCTTCTTCCCGGGGCTGATCCGCTTCATCACCTCCGCGCCGGTGGTCGCCATGGTCTGGGAGGGCCGCGAGGCCGTGGCCGTGGTCCGCAACCTCCTGGGGCCGACCGACGGCGCCAAGGCCGCACCGGGCACCATCCGCGGCGACCTGGCCAACGACATCGGTTTCAACCTGGTCCACGGCAGCGACTCCCCCGAGAGCGCCCGGCAGGAGATCGCCCTCTGGTTCCGGCAGGATGAGCTCCTCGACTGGGAAAATCATAGGGAAGCCTGGCTCTACGATCGCGGGTAG
- the speD gene encoding adenosylmethionine decarboxylase produces the protein MRALGRHILAEAYDCDPAVLDDVNLVESIMVEAALAAGAEIRQVAFHKFAPQGVSGVVVISESHLTIHTWPELGYAAVDVFTCGDHVDPWDACHYIFEHLRAGRVAATETQRGILDEHDSPKLQPVALRRDAAG, from the coding sequence ATGCGGGCACTTGGGCGGCACATCTTGGCCGAGGCCTACGATTGCGACCCGGCGGTGCTGGATGATGTGAATCTGGTGGAATCGATCATGGTAGAGGCGGCGCTGGCCGCCGGGGCCGAGATTCGTCAGGTCGCCTTCCACAAGTTCGCCCCCCAGGGCGTCAGTGGGGTCGTGGTCATCTCGGAGTCCCACCTGACGATCCACACGTGGCCGGAGTTGGGCTACGCCGCCGTTGACGTCTTCACCTGCGGCGACCATGTGGACCCGTGGGACGCCTGCCACTACATCTTCGAGCACCTGCGGGCCGGCCGGGTGGCGGCCACGGAGACGCAGCGCGGCATTCTGGACGAGCACGACAGTCCCAAGCTGCAGCCGGTGGCCCTGCGCCGGGACGCGGCCGGTTGA
- a CDS encoding glycosyltransferase: protein MHSDQVPDEPAMPAGAVWWLSGPAAGGLRAYVDDVTRHLRAAGLPCVVLPLPAPAWRPNPTKPSGPPAGGGDPPAGRSGIGVAAFIGTVRALRSLARARPPRLIHAHGLKAAAVAALALPRVPLVMTLHTYPRGWWQRQVARWAAGHSRAVVAVSRALATWAALGGIAPPPGPGRPAQVHVLVPPLARHGRPPLPRRQARRLLGLPELGPVVGTVARLSPEKGVDVLLRAIALVHRAGFPVTCLVVGTGPDEPALRRLAARLGIDAWVCWAGPQEGAARLLRAVDVYVQPSRREAYGLAAAEAMAAGRPVVASRTGGLEELIRDGVDGRLVPPGDAHALARALVALLRDEKARHRLARAAAARASRWPDGARIARQHLQLYAQVASPAVAPRRGRRDRRAER, encoded by the coding sequence ATGCACTCCGATCAAGTTCCGGATGAACCTGCCATGCCCGCAGGGGCCGTCTGGTGGCTCTCGGGCCCGGCGGCGGGCGGCTTGCGCGCGTACGTCGACGACGTCACCCGCCACTTGCGGGCGGCGGGGCTTCCCTGCGTGGTGCTCCCCTTGCCGGCCCCCGCCTGGCGGCCGAACCCTACGAAGCCGAGCGGCCCGCCGGCGGGCGGCGGGGACCCGCCGGCCGGGAGGTCCGGGATCGGCGTGGCCGCATTCATCGGGACGGTGCGCGCCTTGCGGTCCTTGGCGCGCGCCCGGCCGCCGCGGCTGATCCATGCCCACGGCCTGAAGGCCGCTGCCGTGGCGGCGCTGGCCTTGCCCCGGGTTCCGCTGGTGATGACCCTGCATACCTATCCCCGCGGCTGGTGGCAGCGCCAGGTGGCCCGCTGGGCGGCGGGGCACAGCCGGGCCGTGGTCGCCGTCTCCCGCGCCCTGGCGACGTGGGCCGCCCTGGGCGGCATCGCGCCGCCGCCGGGCCCCGGCCGCCCCGCCCAGGTCCACGTGCTGGTCCCGCCGCTGGCCCGGCATGGCCGGCCGCCTTTGCCACGCCGGCAGGCCCGCCGGTTGCTGGGGCTGCCGGAACTGGGACCGGTGGTCGGCACCGTGGCCCGCTTGAGCCCGGAAAAGGGCGTGGACGTGCTGTTACGCGCCATCGCCCTGGTCCACCGGGCCGGCTTCCCCGTGACGTGCCTGGTGGTGGGAACCGGTCCGGACGAACCGGCCCTGCGGCGGCTGGCCGCACGCCTCGGTATCGATGCCTGGGTATGCTGGGCCGGCCCGCAGGAGGGCGCGGCGCGGCTGTTGCGTGCCGTGGACGTCTACGTGCAGCCGTCGAGGCGGGAGGCCTACGGGCTGGCGGCGGCCGAGGCCATGGCCGCGGGGCGGCCGGTGGTGGCCAGCCGGACGGGCGGCCTGGAGGAGCTCATCCGGGACGGGGTCGACGGCCGGCTGGTACCGCCGGGCGACGCCCACGCCCTGGCCCGGGCGCTGGTGGCGCTCCTGCGCGACGAGAAGGCACGCCACCGGCTGGCGCGGGCCGCCGCGGCCCGCGCCAGCCGGTGGCCTGACGGGGCCCGCATCGCCCGCCAGCACCTGCAGCTGTACGCCCAGGTGGCGAGCCCGGCGGTCGCGCCGCGGCGCGGGCGGCGCGACCGCCGGGCGGAGCGGTAG
- the moeB gene encoding molybdopterin-synthase adenylyltransferase MoeB, whose product MLRVVEVYIPTPYRSITGEARLQVEAATVKELLETLAQRYPDLRPRLFEGDAIAHHLNVYVNKREIRTLQGAETPLQDGDEVALIPAMAGGSGDAPAGPLLTDQQMERYSRHVRLPEVGVEGQRKLLDSKVAIVGAGALGSPAAIYLAAAGVGTIGIIDGDRVDVSNLHRQILYFDHDQGRPKTQAARRHLEDINPDVRVIEHRTFLNSQNALEILKDYDVVINGSDNFATRYLVNDACVLLGKPLVDASILRFEAQATVFMPGRGCYRCLFPAPPPPGMVPSCAEAGVLGALAGHMGTLQALEAIKILLGIGETLAEKLLIYDALNASYQILHWQRNPNCPVCGDHPTIKELIDYEAFCGVPLPGNTGARANGRATVAAGGIAPATAGGPAARDRAESRQDEPGPQAVPAAEAARDRAAAGSGELPDTSQGPADLSPVEARRLVEGGQVQIIDVRDPWEFERDHIPGARLMPLAQLGARLEEIDPERPLLMVCEVGERSRLAAEFLHEAGFPAVYNLKGGMIAWRNYRLPVEAGSGR is encoded by the coding sequence GTGTTGCGCGTGGTCGAGGTGTACATCCCGACGCCGTACCGGTCCATCACGGGCGAGGCGCGCCTGCAGGTCGAGGCGGCCACGGTGAAGGAGCTGCTGGAGACCCTGGCGCAGCGGTATCCCGACCTGCGCCCGCGGCTCTTCGAAGGAGACGCCATCGCCCACCACCTGAACGTCTACGTCAACAAGCGGGAGATTCGGACCCTGCAGGGGGCCGAGACGCCGCTTCAGGACGGCGACGAGGTCGCCCTGATCCCGGCCATGGCGGGCGGTTCCGGCGACGCGCCCGCCGGGCCGCTTTTGACCGACCAGCAGATGGAGCGCTACTCCCGCCACGTGCGCCTGCCCGAGGTGGGCGTGGAGGGCCAGCGGAAGCTTTTGGACAGCAAGGTGGCCATCGTCGGCGCCGGCGCCCTGGGGTCGCCGGCGGCCATCTACCTGGCCGCGGCCGGCGTGGGCACCATCGGCATCATCGACGGCGACCGGGTGGACGTCTCGAACCTGCACCGGCAGATCCTCTACTTCGATCACGACCAGGGCCGGCCCAAGACCCAGGCGGCGCGGCGCCACCTGGAGGACATCAACCCCGACGTGCGGGTCATCGAGCACCGCACCTTCCTGAACTCGCAGAACGCCCTGGAGATCCTCAAGGACTACGACGTGGTGATCAACGGCAGCGACAACTTCGCCACCCGCTACCTGGTCAACGACGCCTGCGTGCTGCTGGGCAAGCCGCTGGTCGACGCCAGCATCCTGCGCTTCGAGGCCCAGGCCACCGTCTTCATGCCGGGGCGCGGCTGCTACCGCTGCCTGTTCCCCGCCCCCCCGCCGCCGGGCATGGTCCCGAGCTGCGCCGAGGCGGGCGTGCTGGGGGCGCTGGCCGGCCACATGGGCACGCTGCAGGCGCTGGAGGCCATCAAGATCCTGCTGGGCATCGGTGAGACCCTGGCCGAGAAGCTGCTGATCTACGACGCCTTGAACGCCAGCTATCAGATCCTGCACTGGCAGCGCAACCCCAACTGCCCGGTGTGCGGCGACCACCCGACCATCAAGGAGCTCATCGACTACGAGGCCTTCTGCGGCGTGCCGCTGCCGGGCAACACCGGGGCGCGGGCCAACGGCCGGGCCACCGTGGCCGCCGGCGGCATCGCCCCGGCGACGGCCGGCGGTCCGGCGGCGCGGGACCGGGCCGAGTCCCGGCAGGACGAACCCGGCCCCCAGGCCGTTCCGGCCGCGGAAGCCGCGCGGGACAGGGCGGCGGCCGGGAGCGGCGAGCTGCCCGACACCAGCCAGGGACCGGCGGACCTCTCGCCCGTGGAGGCGCGACGGCTGGTGGAAGGCGGGCAGGTGCAGATCATCGACGTCCGCGATCCGTGGGAGTTCGAGCGGGATCACATCCCCGGCGCCCGGCTCATGCCGCTGGCCCAGCTGGGCGCGCGCCTGGAGGAGATCGACCCCGAGCGGCCGCTGCTCATGGTCTGCGAGGTGGGCGAGCGCAGCCGGTTGGCGGCGGAATTCCTCCACGAAGCGGGGTTCCCCGCCGTTTACAACCTCAAGGGCGGCATGATCGCGTGGCGCAACTACCGGCTGCCCGTGGAGGCGGGATCCGGGCGGTGA
- a CDS encoding Mov34/MPN/PAD-1 family protein has product MSGVAAGGGSTLPGRGEGAPPPLVLPRSMMEAMLAHARAEAPLEACGIVGGRDGRPVTFYPARNADRSPVRYTVDPEDQLRIFTTMDERGEELWAIFHSHPHSPAYPSATDVRFAYYPEAYYLIASLAAEPPVLRAFRIVDGRITEHRVMVGDG; this is encoded by the coding sequence GTGAGCGGCGTGGCGGCCGGCGGCGGGAGCACCCTGCCGGGGCGGGGCGAGGGCGCCCCGCCCCCGCTGGTTCTTCCCCGGTCCATGATGGAGGCCATGCTGGCCCACGCCCGGGCCGAGGCGCCCCTGGAGGCGTGCGGCATCGTGGGCGGGCGCGACGGCCGGCCGGTGACCTTCTACCCCGCGCGCAATGCCGACCGGTCGCCGGTGCGCTACACGGTGGACCCGGAGGACCAGCTGCGGATCTTCACCACGATGGACGAACGCGGCGAGGAGCTGTGGGCGATCTTTCACAGCCACCCCCACTCCCCTGCCTACCCCTCGGCCACCGACGTGCGGTTCGCCTACTATCCGGAGGCGTACTATCTCATCGCATCCCTGGCGGCCGAGCCGCCGGTGCTGCGGGCCTTCCGGATCGTCGACGGGCGCATCACGGAGCACCGGGTGATGGTGGGGGACGGTTGA
- the spoIVA gene encoding stage IV sporulation protein A has protein sequence MERYDIFQDIAERTGGDLYLGVVGPVRAGKSTFVKKFVELLVLPNIANEHDRQRTQDAIPQSGAGRTITTAEPKFIPDEAVEIHVKEGLTVRVRLVDSVGFPVPGAIGYTEADGPRMVTTPWFEEDIPFEEAAVVGTRKIITEHSTLGVVVTTDGSFGEIPRENFVEAEQQVIRELKELGKPFVVLLNTADPLSPETAQLAETLAFDYDVQVIPIALNRVGERDLLVVLEQLLLEFPVRELVVRLPAWVEELDEDFWLRRHYADAIGATVQNVERLRDVERAIAQLGEYQHVEKVDLEQLDLGTGVATVDVSVPEDLFWLVLGEISGMEIRGKENLVRLVRDLSRAKAVYDRIGRSLEAADEHGYAVVMPALDDLVFEEPEMVRRGGQFGVRLRASAPTLHLFRTVVSTEVAPMIGSEKQSQQLVNYLMEKFEDDPRKIWESDIFGKSLDELLKEGIEDKIRSMPENAQAKIREALERIANEGSGNLICIII, from the coding sequence GTGGAGCGTTACGACATCTTCCAAGACATTGCCGAGCGCACCGGCGGCGACCTCTACCTTGGCGTGGTCGGTCCGGTGCGGGCGGGGAAGTCGACCTTCGTCAAGAAGTTCGTGGAGCTGCTGGTCCTGCCCAACATCGCCAACGAGCACGACCGGCAGCGCACCCAGGATGCCATTCCCCAGAGCGGGGCCGGCCGCACCATCACGACGGCGGAGCCCAAGTTCATCCCCGACGAGGCCGTGGAGATCCACGTCAAAGAGGGCCTGACGGTGCGAGTCCGGCTGGTGGATTCGGTGGGCTTCCCCGTGCCCGGCGCCATCGGCTATACCGAGGCCGACGGGCCCCGCATGGTCACCACCCCCTGGTTCGAGGAGGACATCCCCTTCGAAGAGGCCGCCGTGGTCGGCACCCGCAAGATCATCACCGAGCACTCCACCCTGGGCGTCGTGGTGACCACCGACGGCAGCTTCGGCGAGATCCCGCGGGAGAACTTCGTCGAGGCGGAACAGCAGGTGATCCGCGAGCTCAAGGAGCTGGGCAAGCCCTTCGTGGTCCTGCTCAACACCGCCGACCCGCTGTCGCCCGAGACGGCCCAGCTGGCGGAGACCCTGGCCTTCGACTACGACGTGCAGGTCATCCCCATCGCCCTGAACCGGGTCGGCGAGCGGGACCTGCTGGTGGTCCTGGAGCAGCTGCTGCTGGAGTTCCCCGTCCGGGAGCTGGTGGTGCGGCTGCCGGCCTGGGTGGAGGAACTGGACGAAGACTTCTGGCTCCGCCGCCACTACGCCGACGCCATCGGGGCCACGGTGCAGAACGTGGAGCGGCTGCGGGACGTGGAGCGGGCCATCGCCCAGCTCGGCGAGTACCAGCACGTGGAGAAGGTGGACCTTGAGCAGCTCGACCTGGGCACCGGGGTGGCCACCGTCGACGTCTCGGTGCCCGAAGACCTGTTCTGGCTGGTGCTGGGCGAGATCAGCGGCATGGAGATCCGCGGCAAGGAGAACCTGGTGCGCCTGGTCCGCGACCTCAGCAGGGCCAAGGCGGTCTACGACCGCATCGGGCGCAGCCTGGAGGCGGCCGACGAGCACGGCTACGCCGTGGTGATGCCCGCCCTGGACGACCTGGTCTTCGAAGAGCCGGAGATGGTGCGCAGGGGCGGCCAGTTCGGCGTCCGGCTCCGGGCCAGCGCCCCCACCCTGCACCTGTTCCGGACGGTGGTCAGCACCGAGGTGGCGCCCATGATCGGGTCGGAGAAGCAGTCGCAGCAGCTGGTCAACTACCTGATGGAGAAGTTCGAGGACGACCCGCGCAAGATCTGGGAGTCCGACATCTTCGGCAAGTCCCTGGACGAACTGCTCAAGGAGGGCATCGAGGACAAGATCCGCTCCATGCCCGAGAACGCCCAGGCCAAGATCCGCGAGGCGCTGGAGCGCATCGCCAACGAGGGCAGCGGCAACCTGATCTGCATCATCATTTGA
- a CDS encoding ketopantoate reductase family protein has translation MRVVVVGAGAIGCLLGGLLAAAGHQVVLVGRPGRLDAVARKGLVLDPPPGQGVAAGPWPVTVAASVPEVAAGPVPDAVLVTVKMPALDPALGQVAAAWPVTGPARPPVVLTFQNGLGAEERAVAVLGAGRVVAGTVTLSAALDGHRVRVFNAGRGGIGLAPVTGTGTHRTAGGAAGRTPDPGPSHTPGVTPDPAAVQAFRQVASVWQATLPVPVATAPDAAILKWSKLLLNLVGNAVGALLQWDVGRIFQDPVAAAVEHRSLREAAAVAGRAAPALMDLPGYPVRLFARLTRGLPTPLFRRTVGPRAAGARGGKLPSVALDVAAGRHPTEIQALHGAVARAAGALGLEAPVCAALARLVDEAAADPARRAWFRGRPDHLLAGLRRLGAWP, from the coding sequence GTGCGGGTGGTGGTGGTCGGCGCCGGGGCCATCGGGTGCCTGCTGGGCGGCCTGCTGGCGGCCGCGGGACACCAGGTGGTGCTGGTCGGGCGGCCCGGGCGCCTTGACGCCGTGGCCCGGAAGGGGCTGGTGCTCGACCCTCCGCCCGGACAGGGGGTGGCGGCGGGTCCCTGGCCCGTGACCGTGGCCGCCTCGGTTCCAGAGGTCGCCGCCGGACCGGTGCCGGACGCCGTGCTGGTCACCGTGAAGATGCCTGCCCTCGACCCGGCCCTGGGCCAGGTGGCCGCGGCCTGGCCCGTCACCGGTCCCGCCCGGCCCCCGGTGGTCCTCACCTTTCAAAACGGCCTGGGTGCGGAAGAACGGGCCGTGGCCGTGCTGGGCGCCGGCCGGGTCGTCGCCGGCACCGTCACCCTCAGCGCAGCCCTGGACGGCCACCGGGTGCGGGTATTCAACGCGGGCCGGGGCGGCATCGGCCTGGCGCCGGTGACGGGAACCGGAACGCACCGGACGGCCGGCGGCGCCGCCGGACGGACCCCCGACCCGGGCCCCTCCCATACACCCGGCGTGACCCCGGATCCCGCCGCCGTCCAGGCCTTCCGCCAGGTGGCCTCGGTCTGGCAGGCCACCCTGCCGGTGCCCGTGGCGACCGCACCCGACGCCGCCATCCTGAAGTGGTCCAAGCTCCTGCTGAACCTGGTGGGGAACGCCGTGGGGGCCTTGCTGCAGTGGGACGTGGGCCGGATCTTCCAGGATCCGGTGGCCGCGGCCGTCGAGCACCGGAGCCTGCGGGAAGCCGCAGCCGTGGCCGGCCGGGCCGCGCCCGCCCTCATGGACCTGCCCGGCTATCCCGTGCGGCTGTTCGCAAGGCTCACCCGCGGGCTGCCCACACCCCTCTTCCGCCGCACCGTGGGACCGCGGGCCGCGGGGGCACGCGGCGGCAAGCTGCCGTCGGTGGCCCTGGACGTGGCCGCAGGGCGGCATCCCACGGAGATCCAGGCCCTCCACGGGGCCGTAGCCCGGGCGGCGGGCGCCCTGGGGCTGGAGGCTCCCGTGTGCGCGGCCCTCGCCCGGTTGGTCGACGAGGCGGCGGCCGATCCGGCGCGGCGCGCCTGGTTCCGCGGCCGGCCGGATCACCTGCTGGCCGGCCTGCGCCGGCTGGGAGCCTGGCCATGA
- the plsY gene encoding glycerol-3-phosphate 1-O-acyltransferase PlsY — protein sequence MPLNWWLGTAGTLLLAYLLGSLPFGLWLVKATRGVDIRRYGSGNIGTTNVLRVAGPRVAALVLLADAAKGWLPVVLARVAALGEPAAVLAGVAAMAGHSWSVWLGGKGGKGVATGLGVLLGLDYRAALAAFVVWIVVVAASRYSSLGSMAAAVSVPLWMALWQAPAAHLAFAVAAAVVVVVRHRANIGRLLRGEELPITLRIDPRGQ from the coding sequence ATGCCGTTGAATTGGTGGCTGGGCACGGCCGGAACGTTGCTGCTGGCCTACCTTTTGGGCTCGCTGCCCTTCGGCCTCTGGCTGGTCAAGGCCACCCGGGGCGTGGACATCCGCCGCTACGGCAGCGGCAACATCGGGACGACCAACGTGTTGCGGGTGGCGGGCCCGCGGGTGGCGGCCCTGGTGCTGCTGGCCGACGCGGCCAAGGGTTGGTTGCCCGTCGTGCTCGCCCGGGTTGCGGCATTGGGGGAACCGGCGGCCGTTCTGGCCGGCGTGGCGGCCATGGCGGGGCACAGCTGGTCCGTCTGGCTCGGTGGCAAGGGCGGCAAGGGCGTCGCCACGGGTCTCGGGGTCCTGCTAGGGCTTGACTACCGCGCGGCCCTGGCTGCCTTCGTCGTGTGGATCGTGGTGGTGGCCGCCAGCCGGTACTCCTCCCTGGGGTCGATGGCCGCCGCCGTCAGCGTGCCCCTCTGGATGGCGTTATGGCAGGCGCCCGCCGCCCACCTGGCCTTCGCCGTGGCGGCAGCGGTGGTGGTGGTGGTACGCCACCGCGCCAACATCGGGCGGCTGCTGCGCGGCGAGGAACTTCCCATCACCCTGCGCATCGACCCGCGGGGGCAGTAG